The Synergistota bacterium genome window below encodes:
- a CDS encoding ABC transporter permease produces MAAIRAGTPLLYATLGEIFAERSGVLNLGLEGLMLIGALTGFMISHFTSSVWFGVLAAVLAGGVMALLFAFLTVTMRVNQVVAGLALTMLGMGLSGYYGQSFIGKTAPQFNPVSVPILGDIPILGKILFYHDPLVYLTYALVPLSWFFIFKTKWGMNLRAVGEDPRTADAVGINVFRIRYIYVV; encoded by the coding sequence ATGGCTGCGATCAGGGCTGGAACGCCTCTCCTTTATGCTACGCTTGGTGAGATATTCGCTGAACGTTCAGGCGTGCTTAATCTCGGGCTTGAGGGTCTGATGCTCATAGGAGCTTTGACTGGATTTATGATTTCTCACTTTACTTCCTCCGTTTGGTTTGGCGTGCTTGCCGCGGTGTTAGCGGGGGGAGTTATGGCGCTTCTCTTTGCTTTCTTGACCGTAACGATGCGGGTTAATCAGGTAGTCGCGGGGCTGGCTTTAACAATGCTCGGCATGGGCTTAAGCGGATACTATGGGCAAAGTTTCATAGGCAAAACCGCTCCCCAGTTTAATCCCGTTTCCGTTCCCATCTTGGGAGATATACCGATCCTCGGTAAGATACTTTTTTATCATGATCCTCTGGTATACCTGACATATGCTTTAGTTCCATTGTCTTGGTTCTTCATATTTAAAACCAAATGGGGAATGAACTTAAGGGCGGTTGGTGAAGATCCCAGAACCGCTGACGCGGTTGGCATAAACGTTTTTAGGATAAGGTATATATACGTGGTTC
- a CDS encoding ABC transporter permease, with translation MRLKFEPRIHSSKAFEMGVMLASFLMTLLLFALFMFINGKNPMNAYKIMFWWAFANSVGLQGTFIKFVPLATIGLGLIIAFRMKLWNIGGEGQFYLGAMASTLLALFWFPKAPAVILIPLITLGGFLAGAFWGAIPGALRAYLGADEIVVTLMLNYIGILWADYLVYGPWKDPHGFNFPMTAIFPKSAWLPCLWGKVHTGIFFPIVLAFLLKFLLERTKWGFEIRVIGDNQDAARYAGMDVRKNMIFAMSLSGGLAGVAGAVYMMGVQHRLQHAFSVGYGYTAIIVAWLARLDPIATVIVAFLMGGIFVGCEILQIVMKMPISVSYIFQGILFACVLVGEVIIRYKIKLVR, from the coding sequence ATGAGGCTCAAATTTGAACCAAGAATTCATAGCAGTAAGGCGTTTGAGATGGGGGTAATGCTTGCTTCGTTTTTAATGACTCTGCTTTTGTTCGCTCTTTTCATGTTTATTAATGGGAAGAATCCCATGAACGCTTATAAGATAATGTTTTGGTGGGCGTTTGCCAATAGCGTTGGCCTTCAGGGAACTTTTATAAAATTTGTCCCTCTCGCTACGATAGGGCTGGGACTGATTATCGCTTTTAGAATGAAGCTATGGAATATAGGAGGAGAGGGGCAGTTTTATCTCGGTGCTATGGCTTCAACGCTTCTGGCTTTATTTTGGTTTCCCAAAGCTCCGGCTGTTATCCTTATTCCTCTTATAACTCTCGGTGGGTTTCTGGCGGGAGCGTTTTGGGGAGCAATTCCCGGCGCGTTGAGGGCATATCTCGGAGCAGACGAGATAGTGGTGACGCTTATGCTTAACTATATAGGAATACTTTGGGCTGATTATCTTGTCTACGGTCCGTGGAAAGATCCACACGGTTTTAACTTTCCTATGACGGCTATCTTTCCAAAATCAGCTTGGCTTCCGTGCCTCTGGGGAAAGGTTCACACGGGAATATTCTTTCCTATCGTTTTGGCTTTTCTTTTAAAGTTTCTTTTAGAGCGCACGAAGTGGGGATTTGAGATAAGGGTTATAGGGGATAATCAGGACGCAGCGAGATATGCGGGTATGGACGTTAGAAAAAACATGATCTTTGCGATGTCCTTGAGCGGAGGATTGGCGGGAGTAGCAGGCGCGGTATATATGATGGGCGTTCAGCACAGGCTTCAGCACGCTTTCTCGGTCGGCTATGGGTATACCGCGATCATAGTTGCGTGGCTCGCGAGGTTAGATCCCATAGCTACCGTTATAGTCGCGTTTCTCATGGGAGGGATATTTGTCGGGTGTGAGATACTCCAGATAGTTATGAAGATGCCGATATCGGTAAGCTACATATTTCAAGGTATTTTATTTGCGTGTGTTCTCGTGGGAGAGGTTATCATAAGGTACAAGATCAAGCTGGTGAGGTGA